The Anoplolepis gracilipes unplaced genomic scaffold, ASM4749672v1 Contig23, whole genome shotgun sequence sequence cctcgatccgtttaatttaatcatttggatagatagatcgcagatcTATAATGGCTGACTTTCAGTCAATTGTACATATCGTTCAATGTCtgtacgtttctgcatcaataagtgccagagtacgataggcaatactacTCGATTGCCTCGGTTATCACCAAGTATCAATTCCACATAAgacatagctccaacgcttattccaatctccaaatatttgtaagatgtcggggttaaGGTATAACCAAgtatgcaaaccgcacgatgagatgaaacgctatataaaatattaaaatatatattaaaaaataatatttagaaaataaataaaacttacatttttttattaaatttcaccgttctcaatcggaatgtaaaaattcatcttgttggtttcttttgtggagcacattttttagcacaaccttatgtacggacaactgatgcgatactaaactattcaaagtactgcgagcaatttgtaatatcgcaaaccgtaatgaggaggggagtatttctggcgtaattttgcaagcgtcaatgtaaggctgctaaaaattattaaaaatcgcgtCCCCACGTGCTTTCTCGAGCGCCGTAAGTGGTTGTCGTACGATGAAATCGATacaaatattcggttacaaatctatacgacaaagcgtgagataaaatttttgctaaatgaaaacatatacgccgacagtacggatgtttgcgctgaagaataacgtttcgcacAGTGGGTGggtattatcatgtatatttgactataaatataaataataaatatgttacgttctgtcggctccacgtttccccccccccctccacgaaataaacaataatcgtccgatcggtcacaaaaaacgGGTCGCGCAATAGAAGAGAACCATTAccattaaataatgtttagacccattaaaaacgatatctaaacaaataccggaagagatcaataacgaaatcctctaaacaacgaaacagacaaacacagctgcataatcttaagaaagaaacaaataatgccgctacgcactgtcggcttcacgtttttcctcccgaaaatgaagcaataatcgcccgactaatcataaaaaggatcgcgcgacgaaaaatattttaaaacattatttaaaaacgatGTCAAAAGAAACGACCGAAAAGGACcgatagtgagatcctctaaatgaataaatcgacaaatacagctgcataatcttaagaaagaaacaaataacgccgctacgcactgtcggctccacgtctttacctcctataaagataaagcaataattgcccgaccagtcataagagggccgcggaacgaaaaaaatgttttaaacattgaaatcgatgttcaaagaaatgaccgaaaaggatcgatagagagatcccctaaataaataaatggagaGCTGCAAGGGGAAAGTgggattattttcaaatggacccatcaataaataatattataaataaaaaaaataataacaacgaGGAGGGAAAAAACGCTGGGGAAAGAATCTGGTCGCGGTCCACCTGTCCGTTGCGTTCGGGCGATATATCCGAAGATTCCTCTTCGGTTAGGATGACGCTTAGGCCAACGCGTCCACGTCAGGTTCCCTACAGGAGCAGTGCGAGGTTAGCCTCTGCAACAAACAGAGAACACGTGGTTAGGATGGAGAAGTTGCGCATCACTAGGATTGAAGATGTTAACTTCCAACTCCCCCTCACCCGTCGGAAGGAAACCGAAGGGACGATGGAGAACCCACTTCCAAGCACGAGTGGGATGAGGCATGACCCCCCTCCATCCCCGTTGATGAGTGCGAAGGACAACGAGGTCAGGCCAGCTGCGGAAGATTTTTCTGCACGTGTGCTGGGATACAACCATTCCTGGCTCAAGAAGGAGAGGACTTCCGCTCATGATGAGAATATGGAGGCAGACTCCATAGATGGCGAGGAGATCCGCGATAAGATCGCAGAGGAGAATGACAATATTTCTGTCACCAGTTCGGTGGCAGAAAATATAGTCGAGGAGCAAAAGGAGAAACGGGGCAAAGGCCATCAACCGGTCATCGGCAAACATGTCGGAAGGCgccaaaaaaaagaaggaagctCAAAGAcgcagaaaagaagagaagagagatagaAGGGCGGCAGAGTCGCTGCTTCCGGATCCTTCTAAATCAGCGAGGTGGAAACGTCTCCTCAACGATGAAAAGGAGATGGAAGAGTTGCTCTTGCTGGAATCCACCGAGGTAATTGCGGCGCAACTCATGGAGCATTCCACCATCCTATATAAGGTGGCGGACTGCTCCAACGGAATGAAAGGGTCTCTGGTCAGGAAGGTCAAAGACACTGTAGTCCTGCTGAGAGCAGCTACAACAGTTATGGCCAGACAAATCAGGGAGGGAGAGAACCCTGAGCTTAAAGAATTCCGTAAGGAACTGACAAAGCTCCGGGAGGAAAATGCGGAGTTGAAAAGGGAGGTGCGAACTAGAAAgctcctcttcctccccttGTATTTTTACCCGCCCCATACTCTTCCTCATCTAGGGACATTACCCAAGAACACAAGAAGGAAGAGGCTGGTGGTGAGGTCGGATGAGGAGGATTATCGGAATCCCACCTCTCCTTGTTTAGCGGGAGGGACTGCCCCCTCTCCCCTTCCTATACAGGGGGAAAAGGATATAAGGGAGGATATGAAGATGGACACAGCAGTCCCCCCGGCAAGGACAGGTCCCGTAAGACAGGCGGGATCGACGATCAAAGGGGTACCGCGGCCATCGAAGGCCTTCCCTCCGAATCTGCCCGAGGAGCTGAGGGCAAAATATAATGAGCTGATGGACCAAAAGGATGCAGTTCTAGCACTCCTGGATCCCATCGCGAAGCAGATGGAGACGCTAAGGCTCTCTGGAGCGGTGGTTGCTCCAAAAAAGCTTGTTCCGGCTCCGCTTCCTGTCCCGTCTACCGCTGGAGAGGAGGCTAAGGCCTCTAATCCCCGGGGAAGACAAGAGCAGAATCACGTGGGACCCGCTCCCACGGCCCCTGACGCAAAAACGGAGGGACCGCGAGAGGGTggaaagaggaggaggaaaggGGAAAAGGCCCGCGGAGGGCAAGATCCACTGAAAGCGGGACCCCAGCCGCCTcccaaaaaaaaaggaaaagctgCCTTCTCCAAACCCAAAAGGGGCCGACAAGGCCCTGTCGAAGGGCAGACACAAGCCCTCAAGGGTAAGGCGAAACCCACCGAAAAGACAACACTTTCGCCTCCCCCGCTCACAGGGAAAAAGGAGACATGGTCGGAGGTGGTAGAGCGTAAAGCTCGCAAAAAAACCACCAAAAAAGGTGACAATCGGGCTCCGGCAACCACGAATGTTAAGGCGAAGGCAAAGGAGCCAGGCAATAAACCACAGGGCCCTCAACCTAAGCCTGCGACGTCCAATCCTCCCTCCCAACCAAAAAAGAGGGGAGGGAAAATGGACGTAGGAGAGTCCCCCGTACAACTGCGATGGTGCTTACATGCCCATCCGGCCAATACAAGGAGAATCTGAGACTGGCGATGGACAGTATATATCTCGCCAGTCTCGAAATTAATGGCCTGAAGGCCAGAAAGGCAGTTACCGGTGTCCAACTATTTGAGGTTGGGGGTCCGGACAACAAAAAAAAGGCGGATGCGTTGGCGAGCCGAATGCGAGAGGTCCTCGCGGATAAAGAGGGGGTGATAAGAGGGGGAACCCCTCGAGCAGAGGGTACCAAGGAAAGGCTCTAAAAAAAAGCCCGAGGATACCCCTCTGCCGAAAGATGATGGGGAGGGTACGCAGATAGAGGCAAAGCCGGAGGAGCTTGATCACCCAAAATAAATGGCGGTCAGGTTCCTCCAAGCTAACCTAAACCACGCCAGTCAGGCACAGAATCTCTTTTATCAGAGCCTGGCTGAGCGTGGCATCGGGCTGGCCATTGTTGCTGAGCCCTATAAGATCTCAGCAAAGCTTACGTGGCTGGGGAATGCAAGAAGCACGGCGGCAATCGAGGTCGGTGCTGCAACAAATAACACCCCCCCTCTCAAATGTATTGGAAAGGGGAACGGATATGTTGCAGCAAAGTGGGGGTCCACAACAATAATTAGTTGCTATGTCCCCCCTAGTTGAAGTCCTGCCCAGTTTGACTCACTCCTTGAACAGGTGGGGGATGTTGTCAGAAACATACTCCCTGCCGATCCACTCATAATAGCTGGAGACTTTAACGTCAAGTCTCCGGCACTGGGTGAGTCGAGGCAGGACACCAGGGGAACTACCCTGGTGAGGTGGGTGAATTCGCTCGGCCTTCACGTTATTAACGAAGGCCGAGTGAGCACATGTGTCTGGCCCCAAGAGGAGTCGATCGTGGATATAACGATCGGCTCCAAGGGGGCCAAGAGGATGGTGCGAGGATGGCGCGTGGTGGGTGACTCGAGAGGGGAAACCTTTTCGGACCACTAATACATTGAATTTGTCCTGGACGCCGTGCATTACTGGGTACATCACCCACCTCGAGGCGGGGACACAGGTAGGTGGACCCTCACAAAGCTGGACCCCAAGAAACTAGAAGAGGCCTTAATGACCATTTTGTGGGGTATCCCGGAGGGAGAGGAAAGGCGGGACATTAACCTGGATGTGGAATGGTTGCGGGGCGTTATGCGCGAAGTCTGCGACGCAGCCATGCCACGCGCCAGGGTCCTCCGCCCACGTCACGCCGTCTATTGGTGGACGGAGGAAATAGCGCAATTAAGGCGCTCCTCTGTCCAGGCGCGACGCACCCTCTTTCGTATTCCCAGAAGAAGAAACCCGGAGATCCGAGAGGAGGCCTTGGCTGCCTATAGGGCCGCAAGATGCGCCCTTAGCGCCACTATCAGGAAGTCCAGGGCCAGTTGTTGGGATGAGCTACTGTCATCCCTCAACACGGACCCATGGGGGCGTCCATACAGAATAGTTCTGAATAAGTATAGGAACTGGACACGCCCCCCGTCACGGAATCCCTGGATACTCCCGTCCTCAGGAATGTTGTGGACACCCTCTTCCCGCTAGTGGTTTAGGAGTCCACACTCAACTGGGGTCCCGGCCTGGGGGGACCTTATGAACTAGAGGAGGACGAGGAGATATCCAGCAACGAACTTCAGCGCGCCGTCAAAAGAATAGGATCAAGAAAAGCTCCTGGCCCTGACGGCGTGCTTGGAAAGATATGAGTCTGGGCACTGGACTTTCTGGGAGAACATCTGaggtacatatttaataaatgcctCAGACATGGCGCTTTCCCCCAGCAATGGAAGCAGGCTAAATTGGTCCTGCTCCCCAAGGAAGGCAAGGAAGAAGGAACCCCGTCGGCATATAGACCAATAtgcctgctggacgaggtcAGCAAGATCTTTGAGAGGATCATTGCAAAACGACTTGTTCGACATATATCCCGAGAGGGTGGTCTCCACGAGGAGCAATATGGCTTCCGCGAGGGACGTTCGACTGTGGATGCGATTAGTCGTGTTACGTCCCTCACGGAAGAAGCCGTGGAAGGGGGCGGGGTGGCACTTGCGGTATTACTAGATATCGCAAACGCCTTCAACACCCTGCCCTGGGATAGAGTAATGGATGCCTTGTTGCAATACAGGGTCCCTCCCTACCTTGTGGAGATCATCAGACAATATTTCCGGGATAGGAGCCTGGAGTTCGTCACACAAGACGGACTCCAATGCCGACGGGAAATTCGATGCGGGGTTCCGCAGGGGTCAGTCTTAGGACCCCTACTGTGGAATCTCACATACAACCGAGTCCTTTGCCTTCCTCTCCCTCGTGGCTGCCACGCCATCTGCTATGCAGACGACACATTAGTGGTGGCCGCGGGGAGCAGCTGGGGGATACAGCAGCCAAGGCCGAGACAGCGGTGGCAGTTGTGGTACAAAGCATCACTGGTATGGGTCTTAGAGTGGCGGCTCAAAAAACCGAGGCTCTTTACTTTCACAGTAAATCCTCTGGGAAACCGCCAAGGACTCATATCCGGGTGGGAGATACTTCTATCTCGGTGGGGAACCGGCTTAAATATCTCGGTCTCCTACTGGACGGCGAGTGGAAGTTTGGACACCACTTCAATGTCCTTGCCCCAAGGTGAAGCGCTTCTCCACGGCGTTGGGTAGGCTCCTGCCAAACCTTGGGGGACTGGATGGTTGAGTCCGCCGTATATACATGGGCACCGTAAATGCGGTGGCCCTGTATGAATGCCCAATATGGGCGACGGATCTCGTGGCCATGCGTTATGCAAAGGACAAGTTCCGACGCATACAGCGCAGCATGGCCGTGAGGGTGATAAGGGCCTACCGCACGGTGTCCCATGCGGCGGCCACGGTCCTGGCGGGTTCGCCCCCCTTGGAGTTCCTGACCGCAATGTACGCGGAGCGGTATAATTGGGAAAGGGGGCTCAGGAGGGGTCATGGCCCTCTACCAGCCAGGGTCAAGAAGACCATCCGGATCCACGCCCAGCGGTCTATGGTGGAGAGATGGAGTGCCCACCTATCTGACCCGAAGACTGCGGGTTAAAGAACCCGCGTTGAGGCCGTCCGGCCCTGTCTACAAGAATGGTTAGACAGGGCCCGAGGTGAGGTATCCTTTAGGATGACACAGGTGCTCACCGGGCATGGGTGCTTTGGTGAGTACCTGTATCGAATCGGCAAGGAAGGTACCACGGCCTGCCACCATTGTAAGGAGGTGAGAGACACGGCGCGGCACACGCTGGAGAAGTGTCCGGCGTGGGACACGCTGCGCCGTGATCTCTGTTCAGTGGTTGGCAACGACCTCTCGTTGCCAACCATGGTTACGAAGATGTTGGGTGATGAGAGATCCTGGAAGGCGATTGCCTTCTTCTGCGAACAAGTTATGACGCAGAAGGAGGCGGCCGAGCGCATACGCCGACAAGAAGAGGCGGCGGCAGAAGCGGCGATTGCGGCCGCTGCAGCGGCTGTTGTAGATGACAGCAGCGAGGAGAAACAGGAGAAGGAGAGTGACTCCGATGGGAGCTTGGGTTCCTCCTTGCATCGGCTACCCCCACTGACAATGAAGCTAAGGCCTTGACGAGCAATTGAGGGGGGACAATCCAGTCGCCCTCTCCTCAAAGGAGAAGATGACATTAGAGGGGGGCATGGTTGGGGATTGGATGTCTCCACCAAGTGCTCCCCTCCCCCTTATTAGCCCATCCcccttattaaattaaatgtaactcatttaaatcttaactattctacattttgatttgaattataattataattaaatttttaaattattaatcttttaatataatttttcaacaacaatatataaaaattaaattaagtaattctattcgtggattatcaaattaatcaacaagttcctctaaatcataaaataccgccaaattttttatttttaatgattaacatttaatatttaattatattttattttcatttaaataatagggtatctaatcctaatttattatataaatttttttaattttattattaatttaaataaaattatttaacttttaatatctattcatatttcaccataaaaaaataaattagttaaatatatttatttatttatatattttatatttatatataattatttaaatttatttttatttaaagtataaaccgcaattgctggcactttatttattaataataaattataattttctattataaatttttatttaattaattattataaatactaatttatatattattaaattatttaaattttatataattttttaaaattttatttatactttaaattataaaataaatttaaaaaaaaattaattttgtaattatatttattaattattaaaaacaaattatgaaaataatttaaatttaaatttaatatgaatataaaatttaatttataatatacataaaaaaaaaaattaaataatattcccccccccttttttatattattatcattattattaattattaataattatttaaatatattaaaatattttattaataaataattttttttttctatattttaggtttttaatattttaaattaaaaataatgattaataagttttaattaattaatattaaataattaatgttaattaaatattttaaatatatataattaattatatatttataaaaataattaaaatattttattaacattaaataataattattaaataatattaatgtatatataaataaaaacttaaatttttaatttttttttactttctataaaatactctccttaaatttatataaataagatttttaattattattaattattttatttatagataagttttttaattttaattttaataatatatttttttttttataaatacatataattaaaatagtcaattattaaatttaaataaaattactctctccctctgaattttattttaactaattatacttttttaattctataataactaattatttttaaaaaatcaatttttataataattttatttataatattttattatttaatttattaattaatctttataactactttaattttaataaattcttttattatttttactaatacaaatttaatttaaattatttatttaaatttacttataacctttttttaaattaaatttacttatcatatttaattttaactaatgattaatagtcaattttcaaaaatattatactaatttatatttatttaattaaagtaagtaagctaattctctaagcttttaggttcataccctaaatatagaaattttatctttctcttatttaattaattattttttgctatttaaattttattaataactaaaaatttatttattaatgatatgcctgataaaaggattattttgatagaataaatcatacataatttatatatgttttcatttaaattaatttttttatatttaatagatttaaactatctcaaaaaatttcaaaaatttttatgcttcataatacattaaaatataatattaatattcaatatttattcaaagtttaatacaactaaaaaattaattttatttatatgcatcataatttattcataaaattttttttaatgtcttatttaatttatttttcttttatttctttatttttatacgatttattaataatttgtattattatggaaattaataattttttattcatttgttttttatcaattaaattaaaaaataaaaaaattatttttttatattatctcattcaagctttagcttccttaataataatgttaactttaattattaataattttatatatatacaaataaattttattataatcaatttttttatctctattataattaaattagggatccccccatttcattcatgaattctttctgtagctatttttttagattgatattcattatttatttttttaacaattcacaaaattattcctttatacataatttcacttattaaccctccaatttttttactatattttataattttaacatctgcatttatctccgcccttaaaataattaattcaataaattttaaaattttattaagattttcttcaattaaccaaatgttttcttcgattaaccggataaatattaattttaatttattttaaaaccctaatctgattttcatatttaatattctatacacttatcccattaattattattataatttttatatattttaaaatttcatttagattttctttaagtaataactttccttcaattaattttaatttaatttgtttgttattatttttaatttaaattaataaaaatatttttttaatttattaaatttattttaattttaaaattataattaaactatgctaaaataaataaattattaaattttttcaaaaaattttaaat is a genomic window containing:
- the LOC140675932 gene encoding uncharacterized protein; this encodes MTILWGIPEGEERRDINLDVEWLRGVMREVCDAAMPRARVLRPRHAVYWWTEEIAQLRRSSVQARRTLFRIPRRRNPEIREEALAAYRAARCALSATIRKSRASCWDELLSSLNTDPWGRPYRIVLNKHGAFPQQWKQAKLVLLPKEGKEEGTPSAYRPICLLDEVSKIFERIIAKRLVRHISREGGLHEEQYGFREGRSTVDAISRVTSLTEEAVEGGGVALAVLLDIANAFNTLPWDREPGVRHTRRTPMPTGNSMRGSAGVSLRTPTVESHIQPSPLPSSPSWLPRHLLCRRHISGGRGEQLGDTAAKAETAVAVVVQSITGMGLRVAAQKTEALYFHSKSSGKPPRTHIRVGDTSISVGNRLKYLGLLLDGEWKFGHHFNVLAPR
- the LOC140675933 gene encoding uncharacterized protein gives rise to the protein MGTVNAVALYECPIWATDLVAMRYAKDKFRRIQRSMAVRVIRAYRTVSHAAATVLAGSPPLEFLTAMYAERYNWERGLRRGHGPLPARVKKTIRIHAQRSMVERWSAHLSDPKTAG